In Alicyclobacillus macrosporangiidus CPP55, a single window of DNA contains:
- the pdo gene encoding protein disulfide oxidoreductase, with amino-acid sequence MMFTTSQQDAIRTRLADLARPVVIKFFETSLDCPTCPEIRRLLQEVADLSDHVTLEVYNLYTDDEEARRYGVDKAPAIVLTDEQGENYGIRFYGAPSGYEFTTLLEDIRMVADGASGLSDTTKARLAELKHPVDLKVFVTPTCPYCPAAVRLAHQFALESPLVTASMVEATEFPEWANRFNVYGVPKTVINDSEALSLEGAAPEATLLDQVMQTQA; translated from the coding sequence ATGATGTTCACGACCAGCCAACAGGACGCCATTCGGACGCGTCTGGCGGACCTGGCCCGTCCGGTGGTCATCAAGTTCTTCGAGACCAGCCTGGACTGTCCCACGTGTCCGGAGATCCGGCGGTTGTTGCAGGAAGTCGCCGATTTGTCGGATCACGTGACGCTCGAGGTGTACAATCTGTACACGGATGACGAGGAGGCCCGGCGATACGGCGTGGACAAGGCGCCGGCCATCGTGTTGACCGACGAGCAAGGTGAGAATTACGGCATCCGGTTCTATGGAGCGCCTTCCGGCTACGAGTTTACCACGTTGCTGGAGGACATCCGGATGGTGGCCGACGGAGCATCCGGGTTGTCCGATACCACCAAGGCGCGGCTGGCCGAGCTGAAGCATCCGGTGGATCTGAAGGTGTTCGTCACCCCCACTTGCCCATATTGCCCGGCGGCTGTCCGCCTGGCGCACCAGTTCGCGTTGGAGTCGCCGCTGGTGACGGCCAGTATGGTGGAGGCGACGGAATTTCCAGAGTGGGCGAACCGGTTCAACGTGTACGGGGTGCCGAAGACGGTGATCAACGACTCCGAGGCGTTGTCGCTTGAGGGCGCGGCGCCAGAGGCGACGCTGCTCGATCAGGTGATGCAGACCCAGGCCTGA
- a CDS encoding D-2-hydroxyacid dehydrogenase encodes MILIAHRLKPRVVEALRKALPEEEIEVMDRFDPAHPRLAEVEILAAVGTSLTEETIGACPNVRWLHSISAGVETVPFDLIRARGLLLTNARGAHGKQMAEQILGMMISFTRGLHYNVRRQLEHRWDRGYKLDELSGRHLVIVGAGSIGREVARKAQAFDMTITGVRRNPAPMPGFHQVVGVDALNRVLPEADFVVVLTPLTPETYHLIGEAELAAMKPSAFLINFARGDVVDEDALIRALREGRIRGAGLDVFHQEPLPAESPLWDMENVLISPHNGGWTPSHDDRFLEVFLANHRAYRAGEPLPTRVDIEARY; translated from the coding sequence GTGATTCTCATCGCCCATCGGCTGAAACCGCGGGTCGTTGAGGCGTTGCGGAAGGCGTTGCCGGAGGAAGAGATTGAGGTGATGGATCGCTTCGACCCCGCCCATCCCCGCCTGGCGGAGGTGGAGATTCTGGCGGCCGTCGGAACCTCCCTGACGGAGGAAACCATCGGGGCCTGCCCGAACGTCCGCTGGCTGCACTCCATCTCGGCCGGGGTCGAGACGGTGCCTTTCGATCTCATCCGAGCGCGGGGCCTGCTGCTGACGAACGCCCGCGGCGCGCACGGCAAGCAGATGGCTGAGCAGATCCTCGGCATGATGATCTCGTTCACCCGCGGCCTCCACTACAACGTGCGCCGGCAGCTGGAGCACCGCTGGGACCGCGGGTACAAGCTGGACGAGCTGTCGGGCCGCCACCTGGTCATCGTCGGGGCGGGCAGCATCGGACGCGAGGTGGCGCGCAAGGCGCAGGCGTTCGACATGACGATCACGGGGGTGCGCCGGAACCCGGCCCCGATGCCGGGCTTTCACCAGGTGGTCGGCGTGGACGCCTTGAACCGCGTGCTGCCGGAGGCCGATTTCGTGGTGGTCCTGACGCCATTGACCCCGGAGACGTACCACCTGATTGGGGAAGCGGAGTTGGCCGCCATGAAGCCGTCGGCGTTTCTCATCAACTTCGCCCGCGGGGACGTGGTGGACGAGGACGCGCTCATCCGCGCGCTGCGGGAGGGCCGCATCCGCGGCGCGGGATTGGATGTGTTCCACCAGGAACCGCTGCCCGCGGAGAGCCCCCTGTGGGACATGGAGAACGTCCTGATTTCGCCGCACAACGGTGGATGGACGCCGTCGCACGACGACCGGTTCCTCGAGGTATTTCTCGCCAACCACCGGGCCTACCGGGCGGGGGAACCGCTGCCGACGCGGGTGGACATCGAGGCGCGTTACTGA
- a CDS encoding polysaccharide deacetylase family protein, with the protein MWIWVAAVVAVYVAYAPLAELVCKYIGIGTLKRSARNQRVIALTFDDGPDPRYTPKVLDILAQHGVRGTFFVVGERAKAHPELIRRMVSEGHQVALHAQRHVHAWLTGPLRSWRNVAEAKRTIESLTGRPVTQFRPPWGGFNWVQRLAMARLGLTPVLWSVRAIDWNAGDHAAAITRRVTEGAHPGAIVLCHDAGGADGAPLNTLRALPDILTYLRQLNYTFVTTEEAQQIRQRREAEARSMHARYPWGRRLLIGLWRVIEYLFTIVHHVRDVNSVFRFGLVRWWLGERRDADGRVVVRDGAIALDIHFQNDSVITFATENPRVLLRGLREAREGFHDIALTLMHDPRCRDVEVVFAITLINKGMDMLGFHIEDLPPTFTNRFLKAYMSFLLGMHHPEGFSRLRRGAQPLEMRLMWMTREELFERYGSLEARRRGAGAGEGQRTLRSER; encoded by the coding sequence ATGTGGATCTGGGTGGCAGCCGTTGTCGCGGTGTACGTCGCGTATGCCCCGCTGGCGGAGTTGGTATGCAAGTACATCGGCATCGGTACGCTGAAGCGCAGCGCGCGGAACCAGCGCGTGATCGCCCTCACGTTCGACGACGGGCCAGACCCTCGCTACACGCCGAAGGTGTTGGACATCCTGGCCCAGCACGGCGTCCGGGGGACCTTCTTCGTCGTCGGCGAACGGGCGAAGGCACACCCGGAGTTGATCCGGCGGATGGTGTCCGAAGGCCATCAGGTCGCCCTCCACGCGCAGCGCCATGTGCACGCCTGGTTGACCGGCCCCCTCCGCTCGTGGCGAAATGTCGCCGAGGCCAAGCGGACCATCGAATCCCTCACCGGCCGGCCCGTGACCCAGTTCCGCCCACCCTGGGGCGGGTTCAACTGGGTGCAGCGCCTGGCGATGGCCCGCCTGGGGTTGACGCCCGTCTTGTGGTCCGTGCGGGCCATCGACTGGAACGCGGGCGATCACGCCGCCGCCATCACCCGCCGCGTCACAGAAGGGGCGCATCCCGGCGCCATCGTGCTCTGCCACGATGCCGGTGGCGCGGATGGAGCGCCCCTCAACACGCTGCGGGCGCTCCCTGACATCCTGACCTACCTCCGGCAGCTCAACTACACCTTCGTCACGACCGAGGAGGCGCAGCAGATCCGGCAGCGGCGAGAAGCCGAGGCGCGGTCCATGCACGCCCGTTACCCTTGGGGACGGCGGCTGCTCATCGGGTTGTGGCGCGTGATCGAATATCTCTTCACCATCGTCCACCACGTGCGCGACGTCAACTCCGTCTTTCGCTTCGGCCTCGTGCGCTGGTGGCTCGGCGAGCGCCGGGACGCGGACGGGCGGGTGGTGGTCCGGGACGGCGCCATCGCCCTCGACATCCACTTTCAGAACGACAGCGTCATCACCTTCGCGACCGAAAATCCCCGCGTCCTGCTGCGCGGCCTGCGAGAAGCCCGGGAGGGGTTTCACGACATCGCCCTGACGCTGATGCACGATCCCCGCTGCCGGGACGTCGAGGTGGTGTTCGCGATCACGCTGATCAACAAGGGTATGGACATGCTCGGTTTCCACATCGAGGACCTGCCCCCGACGTTCACCAACCGGTTTCTGAAGGCGTATATGAGCTTCCTGCTCGGCATGCATCACCCCGAGGGGTTCTCGCGGCTGCGCCGCGGGGCACAGCCGCTCGAGATGAGGCTGATGTGGATGACGCGGGAGGAGTTGTTTGAACGGTACGGATCGTTGGAGGCGCGCCGGCGCGGCGCCGGCGCGGGGGAAGGCCAGAGGACGCTGCGGAGCGAACGATAG
- the fdhF gene encoding formate dehydrogenase subunit alpha gives MELDLQPSLADTGTQEITVYIDGEPVRVSDGTRLIDAIALRDEKFPHICYHPALGPIETCDTCIAEVDGELVRACSTPVRDGMKVRTKSIAARWARKEAMDRILRNHELYCTVCDNNNGNCVVHNTAMAMEIDHQAYPFEPKPYEVDASNPFYRYDPNQCILCGRCVEACQNLQVSEVLSIDWSRERPRVIWDNDVPINESSCVSCGHCVTVCPCNALMEKSMLGEAGFLTGIEKDTLRGMIEITKQVEPGYRQIFAISEAEATLREARIQKTKTVCTYCGVGCSFDIWTKGRKILKVEPQMEAPVNQISTCVKGKFGWDWVNNPERILQPMIRRGDAFEPVTWDEALDTIARRLNEVRQQYGDDSIALISSSKTTNEENYLMQKLARAVLHTNNIDNCSRYCQAPATEAMRRTMGYGGDSGSITDIAKAELVIIVGANTAESHPVLSTRIRRAHKKFGQKLIVADLRKNDLAQRADVHLHPRPGTDLIWLSAVTKHLIDTGRYDKAFVAQRVNGFDEYVKSLAPFTLEYAEKMTGIPREQLERTADMIAAAGSVAICWAMGVTQHKGGTHTSTAICNLLLVTGNIGRPGTGAYPLRGHNNVQGAGDFGCAPAMLPGYERVDDPQVRAKWERAWGVSLPVNPGLDNHQMVDAIHEGKVRAMYLVGEDMAIVDSNANYVQAAFEKLDFFVVQDVFFSKTAQFADVILPAAPSLEKEGTFTNTERRIQRLYRVLDPLGESKPDWEIIQLVANRLGANWNYTSPKEIFEEACGITELMKGATYERLEGYRSLQWPVLPDGTDSPLLYTDGFPLPGGKARLVPVTWTPPVTTPEEFDLHLNNGRLLEHFHEGNLTYRVPGIRQKVPSTFVEVSPELARERGIEDGMLVRLVSPYGAVKMRAVVTDRVSGKELYVPMNSPKDEEAVNLLTSSEADTATHTPAYKEMNVRLEVLDFKARPAIVKGNPRLGRPNPQPGVQVEKKWARADYRPLTGKVPVGTGQER, from the coding sequence ATGGAACTGGACCTTCAGCCCAGTCTGGCAGACACCGGGACGCAGGAGATCACCGTGTACATCGACGGGGAACCTGTGCGGGTCTCCGACGGAACCCGATTGATAGACGCCATTGCCTTGCGGGATGAAAAATTCCCGCACATCTGCTATCACCCGGCCCTCGGGCCGATTGAGACATGCGACACGTGCATCGCGGAGGTGGACGGAGAGCTGGTGCGCGCCTGCAGCACGCCCGTGCGCGATGGCATGAAGGTGCGCACCAAGTCCATCGCTGCCCGCTGGGCGCGCAAGGAGGCGATGGATCGCATCCTGCGCAACCACGAGCTGTACTGCACCGTGTGCGACAACAACAATGGCAACTGCGTCGTCCACAACACGGCGATGGCCATGGAGATTGACCACCAGGCCTATCCGTTTGAGCCGAAGCCCTACGAGGTCGACGCGTCCAACCCGTTCTACCGGTACGATCCGAATCAATGCATCCTCTGCGGCCGCTGCGTGGAGGCCTGCCAGAACCTGCAGGTCAGCGAGGTGCTCTCCATCGACTGGTCGCGCGAGCGGCCGCGCGTCATCTGGGACAACGATGTGCCCATCAACGAGTCTTCGTGCGTCTCCTGCGGCCACTGCGTCACCGTGTGTCCGTGCAACGCCCTGATGGAGAAGTCGATGCTCGGCGAGGCAGGGTTCCTCACCGGGATCGAGAAGGACACCCTGCGCGGCATGATTGAGATCACCAAGCAGGTGGAGCCGGGGTACCGGCAGATCTTCGCCATCTCGGAGGCGGAAGCCACGCTGCGCGAGGCGCGCATCCAGAAGACGAAGACCGTGTGCACCTACTGCGGCGTCGGGTGCAGCTTTGACATCTGGACCAAGGGCCGCAAGATCCTCAAGGTCGAACCGCAGATGGAGGCCCCGGTCAACCAGATCTCCACCTGCGTCAAGGGCAAGTTCGGCTGGGATTGGGTGAACAACCCGGAACGCATCCTGCAGCCGATGATCCGGCGCGGGGACGCCTTCGAGCCGGTGACCTGGGACGAGGCGCTGGATACCATCGCCCGGCGCCTGAACGAGGTCCGGCAGCAGTACGGAGACGACAGCATCGCGCTCATCTCCTCGTCCAAGACCACCAACGAGGAAAACTACCTGATGCAGAAACTGGCCCGTGCCGTGCTGCACACCAACAACATCGACAACTGCTCCCGCTACTGTCAGGCTCCGGCCACCGAGGCCATGCGGCGCACCATGGGCTACGGCGGGGACTCCGGTTCCATCACCGACATCGCCAAGGCGGAGTTGGTGATCATCGTCGGCGCCAACACGGCCGAGTCCCACCCGGTGCTCTCCACGCGCATCCGGCGGGCACACAAGAAGTTCGGGCAGAAGCTCATCGTCGCCGACCTGCGCAAGAACGACTTGGCGCAACGGGCGGATGTGCACCTGCATCCGCGCCCCGGCACCGACCTCATCTGGCTGTCGGCGGTCACCAAGCACCTCATCGACACCGGCCGGTATGACAAGGCGTTCGTGGCGCAGCGGGTGAACGGATTCGACGAGTATGTGAAATCCCTGGCGCCGTTCACGCTGGAATACGCGGAGAAGATGACCGGCATCCCGCGGGAGCAGTTGGAACGGACGGCCGACATGATTGCGGCCGCCGGTTCGGTGGCCATCTGCTGGGCGATGGGCGTCACGCAGCACAAGGGCGGCACCCACACCAGCACCGCCATCTGCAACCTGCTCCTGGTCACGGGCAACATCGGCCGTCCGGGTACCGGGGCGTACCCGCTGCGCGGCCACAACAACGTCCAGGGCGCGGGCGACTTCGGCTGCGCGCCGGCGATGCTGCCGGGTTATGAGCGCGTGGACGATCCACAGGTGCGTGCCAAGTGGGAGCGCGCCTGGGGCGTGTCGCTGCCGGTGAATCCGGGGCTCGACAATCACCAGATGGTGGACGCCATCCACGAGGGCAAGGTCCGCGCGATGTACCTGGTCGGCGAGGACATGGCCATCGTCGACTCCAACGCCAACTACGTGCAGGCGGCGTTTGAGAAGCTCGACTTCTTCGTCGTGCAGGACGTGTTCTTCTCCAAGACGGCGCAGTTCGCCGACGTCATCCTGCCCGCCGCGCCCAGCCTGGAGAAGGAGGGCACGTTCACGAACACGGAGCGGCGCATCCAGCGCCTGTACCGGGTGCTCGATCCGCTCGGCGAATCGAAGCCCGACTGGGAGATCATCCAGCTCGTGGCGAACCGGCTCGGCGCGAACTGGAACTACACCTCTCCGAAGGAGATCTTCGAGGAGGCCTGTGGCATCACCGAGTTGATGAAAGGTGCCACCTATGAACGGTTGGAGGGCTACCGCAGCCTGCAGTGGCCGGTGCTCCCCGATGGCACGGACTCGCCGCTGCTGTACACTGACGGGTTCCCGCTGCCCGGGGGCAAGGCGCGTTTGGTGCCCGTGACGTGGACGCCGCCGGTAACCACGCCCGAGGAGTTCGATCTGCACCTGAACAACGGCCGCCTGCTCGAGCACTTCCACGAGGGCAACCTGACCTACCGCGTGCCCGGCATCCGGCAGAAGGTCCCGAGCACGTTCGTCGAAGTGTCGCCGGAGCTGGCGCGGGAGCGCGGCATTGAGGACGGCATGCTGGTGCGGTTGGTCTCGCCTTACGGGGCGGTGAAGATGCGCGCGGTGGTGACGGACCGCGTCTCCGGCAAGGAGCTGTACGTCCCGATGAACTCGCCCAAGGACGAGGAGGCGGTGAACCTCCTGACCAGCAGCGAGGCGGATACCGCCACGCACACGCCGGCGTACAAGGAGATGAACGTCCGCCTCGAGGTGCTCGATTTCAAAGCCCGGCCGGCCATCGTCAAGGGCAATCCGCGGCTCGGGCGCCCGAATCCCCAGCCCGGCGTCCAGGTGGAGAAGAAGTGGGCCCGGGCCGACTACCGGCCGCTGACCGGCAAGGTCCCCGTCGGCACAGGCCAAGAGAGGTGA
- the rpiB gene encoding ribose 5-phosphate isomerase B, with protein MNIAIASDHAGFRLKEALKQTLDELAVDYEDLGTYDEKSVDYPDYARKVAEGVAEGRYDRGVLVCGTGLGMCITANKVPGVRAVTAHDVFSARMSRAHNDANVLTLGERVIGPGLAAEVLKAWLTTEFEGGRHAGRVEKVRQVEREYGKA; from the coding sequence GTGAACATCGCAATCGCCAGCGATCACGCTGGATTCCGACTGAAAGAGGCACTCAAGCAGACGCTCGACGAGTTGGCGGTGGACTACGAAGATCTGGGCACCTACGACGAAAAGTCGGTCGACTATCCGGATTACGCGCGCAAGGTTGCGGAGGGCGTGGCCGAGGGCCGGTATGACCGGGGCGTCCTCGTCTGCGGGACGGGCCTCGGCATGTGCATCACCGCGAACAAGGTTCCGGGGGTGCGCGCGGTGACGGCGCACGACGTGTTCTCCGCGCGGATGTCCCGTGCGCACAACGATGCCAACGTGCTCACCCTGGGGGAGCGCGTGATCGGTCCCGGGCTGGCGGCGGAGGTGCTCAAGGCGTGGCTGACGACCGAGTTCGAGGGCGGGCGCCACGCCGGGCGCGTGGAGAAGGTGCGCCAGGTGGAACGGGAGTACGGAAAGGCATGA
- a CDS encoding formate/nitrite transporter family protein has translation MSNFLKPAEIAAAAVQAGEEKARAAAGKLLVLGFLAGAFIALGALFDIRVTAAMPESAGTLKALVGGAVFPIGLMFVVIAGGELLTGNMMTLPIAVHAKRATLGGLARNWFWVTIGNLVGSLFVAWVFGVGARMLTTAPYDKAAVAIAVSKATLPFVPTVLSAIGCNWLVCLAVWMAMGAKDIVSKIFAIWFPIMGFVAIGFQHVVANMFFLPAGHFAGAPITWGQIVVEWIGAFIGNAIGGWLFVASAYWYAYLRGEAPAREADQGTPARI, from the coding sequence ATGAGCAATTTCTTGAAGCCTGCCGAAATCGCGGCTGCGGCGGTCCAGGCGGGCGAGGAGAAAGCCCGCGCCGCGGCGGGCAAGTTGTTGGTACTGGGTTTCTTGGCAGGGGCGTTCATCGCGTTGGGGGCTCTGTTTGACATCCGGGTCACCGCCGCGATGCCGGAGAGCGCTGGCACGTTGAAAGCGCTTGTCGGCGGCGCCGTGTTTCCAATCGGCCTCATGTTCGTCGTCATCGCGGGCGGAGAACTGCTCACCGGCAACATGATGACGCTGCCCATCGCGGTGCATGCCAAACGCGCCACCCTGGGCGGGCTCGCGCGCAACTGGTTCTGGGTGACCATCGGCAACCTGGTGGGGTCCCTGTTTGTCGCGTGGGTGTTCGGCGTGGGCGCCAGGATGCTCACCACGGCGCCGTACGACAAAGCCGCCGTCGCCATCGCGGTGTCCAAGGCGACCCTGCCGTTTGTGCCGACGGTGCTGTCGGCCATCGGGTGCAACTGGCTGGTGTGCCTCGCGGTGTGGATGGCCATGGGCGCCAAAGACATCGTGAGCAAGATCTTCGCCATCTGGTTCCCCATCATGGGCTTTGTTGCCATCGGCTTCCAGCACGTCGTCGCCAACATGTTCTTCCTGCCGGCCGGTCACTTCGCCGGGGCGCCCATCACCTGGGGGCAGATTGTCGTCGAGTGGATCGGCGCGTTCATCGGCAACGCTATCGGCGGTTGGCTGTTCGTGGCGAGCGCCTACTGGTACGCGTATCTGCGCGGCGAGGCGCCCGCGCGTGAAGCCGATCAGGGGACGCCTGCACGAATCTGA
- a CDS encoding TIGR01440 family protein: MSEQSGPILDRAWLDQIRSELRECLDDLRVAADLGPGRLLVIGASTSEVCGHRIGTHTSVEVGRALVETILEFAADAGCHLAFQCCEHLNRALVVRHSLAAARGWTEVAAVPVPGAGGSVAAHAYFALPDACLVERVEADAGLDIGDTLIGMHLKRVAVPVRGRRNRIGEAHVVMARTRPPLVGGSRAVYDVEEARRRLFGDAR; encoded by the coding sequence ATGAGTGAACAGAGCGGCCCGATTTTGGACCGGGCGTGGCTGGACCAGATCCGGTCGGAACTCCGCGAGTGCCTGGACGATCTGCGGGTGGCGGCGGACCTCGGCCCGGGCCGCCTGCTCGTGATCGGAGCCTCGACGAGCGAGGTGTGCGGCCATCGGATCGGCACGCACACGTCGGTCGAGGTGGGTCGGGCGCTGGTCGAGACCATCCTCGAGTTTGCCGCCGATGCGGGATGCCATCTGGCTTTCCAGTGCTGCGAACACCTCAACCGGGCGTTGGTGGTGCGGCATTCGCTCGCCGCAGCGCGCGGCTGGACGGAGGTCGCCGCCGTGCCGGTGCCAGGGGCCGGCGGATCGGTGGCGGCCCACGCGTATTTCGCCTTGCCGGACGCCTGTCTGGTGGAACGCGTGGAGGCGGACGCCGGGCTGGACATCGGCGACACCTTGATCGGCATGCATCTCAAGCGCGTCGCGGTGCCGGTGCGCGGGCGGCGCAACCGGATCGGCGAGGCGCATGTGGTGATGGCGCGAACCCGGCCGCCGCTCGTCGGCGGATCGCGCGCCGTGTACGACGTGGAGGAGGCGCGACGGCGCCTGTTCGGCGACGCTCGTTGA
- a CDS encoding DUF2294 domain-containing protein, with product MPRSKEEAFNEIVRRVRKECFGKGPERIQTYFIHNMAISLLYGNLTPTEKFISQTPEGAEMVRAARTKMIQQRYAQMVPEGMEELVGSRLLYLFSDFKVEADMGVSVFIFEQPIQTDHSHPPSER from the coding sequence ATGCCCCGCAGCAAAGAGGAAGCCTTTAACGAAATTGTGCGGCGCGTGCGGAAAGAGTGTTTCGGGAAAGGGCCGGAGCGGATTCAGACCTATTTCATCCACAACATGGCGATCTCGCTGCTCTACGGCAACCTCACGCCGACGGAGAAATTCATCAGCCAGACGCCGGAGGGGGCCGAGATGGTCCGCGCCGCCCGGACCAAGATGATCCAGCAGCGGTACGCCCAGATGGTGCCCGAGGGAATGGAGGAACTGGTGGGATCGCGGCTTCTGTATCTGTTTTCCGACTTCAAAGTGGAGGCGGACATGGGGGTGTCCGTCTTCATCTTCGAGCAACCCATCCAAACGGACCATTCGCATCCTCCATCTGAGCGGTAG
- the glyA gene encoding serine hydroxymethyltransferase translates to MTTLHTWDPEVARAMEQELGRQRAKIELIASENFVSRAVMEAMGSVLTNKYAEGYPGRRYYGGCEYVDMVENLARDRVKQLFGAEHANVQPHSGAQANMAVYFAALQPGDTVLGMNLAHGGHLTHGSPVNFSGQLYQFAAYGVNPETETIDYDEVARIAKDVRPKLIVAGASAYPRVIDFARMRAIADEVGAMLMVDMAHIAGLVATGHHPSPIPHAQFVTSTTHKTLRGPRGGLILTTQAHAKAVDKSIFPGVQGGPLMHVIAAKAVAFGEALKPEFKDYSARIIKNAKALAEALKARGFRLVSGGTDNHLILIDVRNFNLTGKEAERRLDEVGITVNKNAIPFDPQSPMVTSGIRVGTPAVTTRGMDEQAMEEIAEVFHLTLASSFTEADAEVARAKVKALTERFPLYEGLSYLGEEESR, encoded by the coding sequence ATGACCACACTGCACACATGGGATCCGGAAGTCGCGCGGGCGATGGAGCAGGAGCTCGGCCGCCAGCGCGCGAAGATTGAGTTGATTGCCTCGGAGAACTTCGTCAGCCGCGCCGTCATGGAGGCGATGGGAAGCGTCTTGACCAACAAGTACGCCGAGGGGTACCCGGGCCGGCGCTATTACGGCGGCTGCGAGTACGTCGACATGGTCGAGAACCTGGCGCGCGATCGCGTCAAACAGCTGTTCGGCGCCGAACATGCCAACGTGCAGCCCCACTCCGGCGCCCAGGCGAACATGGCGGTCTACTTCGCAGCCCTCCAGCCCGGCGACACGGTCCTCGGCATGAACCTCGCCCACGGTGGCCACTTGACGCACGGCAGCCCAGTCAATTTCTCCGGCCAGCTGTACCAGTTCGCCGCCTACGGGGTCAACCCGGAGACGGAGACCATCGACTATGACGAGGTCGCCCGCATCGCCAAGGATGTGCGGCCGAAGCTCATCGTCGCCGGGGCGAGCGCGTATCCGCGCGTGATCGACTTCGCACGCATGCGCGCCATCGCCGACGAGGTGGGGGCGATGCTCATGGTCGACATGGCCCACATCGCGGGCTTGGTGGCGACCGGCCATCACCCGTCCCCCATCCCGCACGCCCAGTTTGTCACGAGCACCACCCACAAGACGTTGCGCGGGCCGCGCGGGGGGCTCATCCTGACGACGCAAGCGCATGCGAAGGCCGTCGACAAGTCCATCTTCCCGGGCGTCCAGGGCGGTCCCCTGATGCACGTCATCGCCGCCAAGGCGGTGGCCTTCGGAGAGGCGCTCAAGCCGGAGTTCAAGGATTATTCCGCCCGCATCATCAAGAATGCGAAGGCGCTGGCCGAGGCGCTCAAGGCGCGCGGCTTCCGGCTGGTTTCGGGCGGCACGGACAACCACCTCATTCTGATTGACGTGCGCAACTTCAACTTGACCGGCAAGGAGGCGGAGCGGCGCCTCGACGAGGTCGGCATCACCGTGAACAAGAACGCCATCCCGTTCGATCCGCAGTCTCCCATGGTCACCAGCGGGATCCGCGTCGGCACGCCGGCGGTGACCACGCGCGGCATGGACGAGCAGGCGATGGAGGAGATCGCCGAGGTGTTCCACCTGACGCTCGCCTCTTCGTTTACGGAGGCGGATGCCGAGGTGGCGCGGGCGAAGGTGAAGGCGTTGACGGAACGGTTCCCGCTCTACGAGGGATTGTCGTACCTGGGAGAGGAGGAATCGCGGTGA